A stretch of Natronococcus sp. CG52 DNA encodes these proteins:
- a CDS encoding bacterio-opsin activator domain-containing protein: MSSSTLLPAKVLEVVDTLEPPGTPLTTPEVAAEFDCTHRTVYNKLEALVEDGPLETKKVGARGRVWWRPVSGEPEGTGNSNGPRERIRSHPVFDSEMVGVIVWGSNLAISDANDAFLEMSGLEYDEALGTSWRDLTPEEFFVNSKRHIEQVEETDSGVPYEKQYYHADGSRWWGLFESRKLDDEYVEFVIDVTERKRLKRELQTEKEQLDIAVENSPLVLFRMDTDLRYTWLKNPDPDFRDVDMLGKRDDELLPPEAAETLLAPKRTVLETGEAVREELTYELPSGEVTYDLTVSPVQDESGEVTGLTCAALDITERKKAEEKLKRTNQSLERLNSASADLIDAETDEIAARTAELTRDVLNVEYAGLWSYDDQTGEIDEYASYTADGVDVDAVNFPENFSEQVWQTFIGDETDIETDLVVPERRSAESTLESLVLVPLGRHGVVCVASTRTDTFDDRTIDLAETVAATVETAWDRAESEQELTRRNEELTRLDRLNALIRGIDQVLVEADTVETIDDAVCERLAESALYEFAWIGEYDAETRTVEPRAWAGVDSGYLDRLATRVPDSEANGSPFAGAVRTGELQVVVDVATDARAAPWREDTLERGGRSCLCIPLVYDDSVYGVLTVYGGTPQQEARDAEVLAELGRTIAYAIHAVETRDSLRTDAVYELTLQSTTAEPPLCRLSRTTDCVIEFEGQVPGVDGPTTVFFTVTGIDPDEFVTASEQSVAVDEIVRLDERDDGGLYKARLAEPTLAGLLIQQGASVCTLSIDAGTATAVVDLPDTKEVSTFLTTVRTPVPDLELLARRTRTRSLEADLTLQTTFEERLTPRQQEVLQLAYRSGFFESPRLQTGKELSEALDISQSTFNYHLRGAQRTLFELVFEPVQTAT; the protein is encoded by the coding sequence ATGAGTTCTTCCACCCTCTTACCGGCCAAAGTGCTGGAGGTGGTCGACACGCTCGAGCCGCCCGGTACGCCATTGACGACTCCGGAAGTCGCCGCCGAGTTCGACTGTACACACCGAACGGTCTACAATAAACTAGAGGCGCTCGTCGAAGACGGGCCACTCGAGACGAAGAAGGTCGGCGCGCGCGGACGGGTGTGGTGGCGACCCGTTAGCGGTGAACCGGAGGGGACCGGGAACTCGAACGGACCGCGAGAACGGATTCGCTCCCACCCCGTATTCGACTCCGAGATGGTCGGTGTCATCGTCTGGGGGAGCAATCTGGCCATCAGCGACGCGAACGACGCCTTCCTGGAAATGTCCGGCCTGGAGTACGACGAGGCGCTCGGCACGTCGTGGCGTGACCTCACCCCCGAGGAGTTCTTCGTGAACTCGAAGCGACACATCGAACAGGTCGAGGAAACGGACAGCGGGGTACCCTACGAGAAACAGTACTATCACGCCGACGGGTCCCGGTGGTGGGGCCTCTTCGAATCGCGGAAACTGGACGACGAGTACGTCGAGTTCGTCATCGACGTCACCGAGCGCAAGCGGCTCAAACGAGAACTCCAAACGGAGAAAGAGCAACTCGACATCGCGGTGGAGAACTCGCCGCTCGTCCTGTTCCGAATGGATACCGATCTGCGGTACACGTGGCTCAAAAATCCCGATCCAGATTTCAGGGACGTGGACATGCTGGGAAAGCGAGACGACGAACTGTTGCCACCCGAGGCGGCAGAGACTCTACTGGCGCCGAAGCGGACCGTTTTGGAAACCGGCGAGGCTGTCCGCGAGGAACTGACCTACGAGTTACCGAGCGGCGAAGTAACGTACGACCTCACGGTCTCCCCGGTCCAGGACGAATCCGGAGAAGTCACCGGATTGACTTGTGCCGCACTCGATATCACCGAGCGCAAGAAGGCCGAGGAGAAGTTAAAGCGAACGAACCAGTCGCTTGAACGGCTCAACTCGGCCAGTGCCGATCTGATCGACGCCGAGACCGATGAGATCGCTGCTCGCACTGCCGAACTGACCCGGGACGTCCTCAACGTCGAGTACGCTGGCCTCTGGTCCTACGACGACCAGACCGGCGAAATCGACGAGTACGCTAGCTACACCGCCGATGGAGTCGACGTTGATGCAGTCAACTTCCCGGAGAACTTCTCCGAGCAGGTCTGGCAGACGTTCATCGGTGACGAAACCGACATCGAGACCGACCTGGTTGTGCCAGAGCGTAGGTCCGCGGAGTCCACGCTGGAGAGTCTCGTGCTCGTTCCGTTGGGGAGACACGGGGTGGTCTGTGTCGCGTCGACGCGGACCGACACGTTCGACGACCGAACGATCGACCTCGCGGAGACAGTTGCCGCGACCGTCGAAACCGCCTGGGATCGCGCCGAGAGTGAACAGGAATTAACACGGCGGAACGAGGAGCTAACGCGCCTCGATCGGCTCAACGCGCTCATCCGCGGCATCGACCAAGTGCTCGTGGAAGCCGATACGGTCGAAACGATCGACGACGCCGTCTGCGAGCGACTCGCCGAGTCCGCGCTCTACGAGTTCGCCTGGATCGGCGAATACGACGCCGAGACGAGAACCGTCGAACCTCGAGCGTGGGCGGGCGTGGACAGCGGTTATCTGGACCGCCTCGCGACCAGGGTTCCGGACTCGGAGGCGAACGGGAGTCCCTTCGCGGGCGCCGTCCGAACTGGAGAGTTACAGGTGGTCGTCGACGTCGCGACTGATGCCCGGGCTGCACCGTGGCGTGAAGATACGCTCGAGCGCGGTGGCCGGTCCTGTCTCTGCATCCCGCTCGTGTACGACGACTCGGTCTATGGCGTGCTGACGGTCTACGGGGGCACGCCCCAGCAGGAAGCGCGTGACGCCGAGGTGCTGGCGGAACTCGGTCGGACGATCGCCTACGCGATCCACGCCGTCGAGACGAGAGACTCTCTCCGGACAGACGCCGTCTACGAACTCACGCTCCAGTCGACGACCGCGGAACCGCCGCTGTGTCGCCTCTCTCGGACCACTGACTGCGTGATCGAGTTCGAGGGGCAGGTCCCAGGTGTGGACGGTCCCACGACCGTGTTCTTCACCGTGACGGGAATTGATCCGGACGAGTTCGTGACTGCCAGTGAGCAGTCGGTCGCCGTCGACGAGATCGTTCGTCTCGACGAACGGGACGACGGCGGATTGTACAAGGCACGACTGGCCGAACCGACGCTCGCAGGCCTGCTCATCCAACAAGGCGCGAGCGTGTGCACACTGTCTATCGATGCGGGAACGGCGACCGCGGTCGTCGACCTCCCGGATACGAAGGAGGTCTCGACGTTCCTCACCACGGTTCGAACGCCCGTTCCGGATCTCGAACTTCTGGCCAGACGAACCCGCACGCGGTCGCTGGAGGCGGACCTCACCTTACAGACGACCTTCGAGGAGCGGCTCACGCCTCGCCAGCAGGAGGTCCTGCAATTAGCCTACCGGAGTGGGTTCTTCGAATCACCACGCCTTCAGACCGGCAAGGAACTCTCCGAGGCGCTGGACATCTCCCAGTCGACGTTTAATTACCACCTCCGTGGAGCCCAACGCACACTTTTCGAACTAGTATTCGAGCCTGTACAAACTGCAACCTAA